One Orrella dioscoreae genomic window carries:
- the ccoG gene encoding cytochrome c oxidase accessory protein CcoG: MSNASASDSASRPAPAAIARKRRGGEATLSADSLEQTLADVRRKIYPRSVSGLYARWRIALVFLTQFLYYGLPWVNWNGRQAVLFDLGARKFYIFGMVLWPQDVIYLAVLLVISALALFLFTAVAGRLFCGYACPQTVYTEIFMWIERRIEGDRVARIRLDGDPWSVRKVRIKATKHAAWLLVAGWTGFTFIGYFAPMRELGSALAAFSLGPWQWFWMVFYAFCTWGNAGFLREQVCKYMCPYARFQSVMVDPNTWVVTYDQQRGDPRGGRSRKIDHHAQGLGDCVDCSLCVQVCPTGIDIRDGLQYMCIGCGACADACDAVMEKMQYPQGLIRYASERSVQDKLTPAQARRQLFRPRVLIYSALILVLVAIFLGSLATRTPLRIDVIRDRASLGREVAGGLIENVYRLQLINVSEGDMTLTLRAEGLPGLTVQNGGAIHLDPASNRLLPVVLQVPAQNLEPGPHTVHFRAQAQDADGRTIELEEKASFIVPR; this comes from the coding sequence GTGAGCAACGCCAGCGCATCCGACTCAGCGAGCCGTCCCGCTCCTGCCGCCATCGCGCGCAAGAGGCGGGGCGGCGAAGCCACCCTCAGCGCCGACTCGCTCGAGCAGACGCTGGCCGACGTACGGCGCAAGATCTATCCGCGCTCGGTCAGCGGCTTGTACGCACGTTGGCGGATCGCGCTGGTGTTCCTGACGCAGTTCCTGTACTACGGCCTGCCCTGGGTGAACTGGAACGGCCGCCAGGCCGTGCTGTTCGACCTGGGCGCGCGCAAGTTCTACATCTTTGGCATGGTGTTGTGGCCGCAGGATGTCATTTATCTTGCGGTGCTGCTGGTGATCTCGGCGCTGGCGCTGTTTCTCTTCACCGCCGTCGCCGGCCGCCTGTTCTGCGGCTACGCCTGTCCGCAGACCGTCTACACCGAAATCTTCATGTGGATCGAGCGGCGCATCGAAGGCGATCGCGTCGCGCGCATCCGCCTCGATGGCGACCCCTGGTCCGTGCGCAAGGTACGCATCAAGGCGACCAAGCACGCCGCCTGGCTGCTGGTGGCGGGGTGGACGGGCTTCACTTTCATCGGCTATTTCGCGCCCATGCGCGAGCTGGGCAGCGCCCTGGCGGCGTTTTCCCTGGGGCCCTGGCAGTGGTTCTGGATGGTGTTCTACGCTTTCTGTACCTGGGGCAACGCAGGCTTCCTGCGCGAACAGGTCTGCAAGTACATGTGCCCCTATGCGCGCTTCCAGAGCGTGATGGTCGACCCGAACACCTGGGTCGTCACCTATGACCAGCAGCGCGGCGATCCGCGCGGCGGGCGCTCGCGCAAGATCGACCACCACGCGCAGGGCCTGGGCGATTGCGTCGACTGCAGCCTGTGCGTGCAGGTTTGCCCCACCGGCATCGATATCCGCGACGGCCTGCAATACATGTGCATCGGCTGTGGCGCCTGTGCGGATGCCTGTGATGCGGTCATGGAGAAGATGCAATACCCGCAAGGCCTGATCCGCTATGCGTCGGAACGTTCGGTGCAGGACAAGCTGACGCCCGCGCAGGCGCGCCGCCAGTTGTTCCGTCCGCGCGTGCTGATCTATTCAGCTTTGATCCTGGTGCTGGTGGCCATCTTCCTGGGATCGCTGGCAACCCGCACGCCCTTGCGCATCGACGTGATCCGCGACCGGGCGTCGCTGGGCCGCGAAGTGGCGGGCGGGCTCATCGAGAACGTCTACCGCCTGCAGCTCATCAACGTGTCGGAAGGCGACATGACGCTCACGTTGCGCGCCGAAGGCCTGCCTGGCCTGACCGTGCAGAACGGCGGCGCCATCCATCTCGACCCGGCATCGAACCGCCTCCTGCCCGTGGTGCTGCAGGTGCCCGCGCAGAATCTCGAACCCGGTCCCCATACCGTGCATTTCCGCGCGCAAGCGCAAGACGCCGACGGGCGCACCATCGAGCTGGAAGAAAAGGCCAGCTTCATCGTGCCGCGCTGA
- the ccoP gene encoding cytochrome-c oxidase, cbb3-type subunit III, which produces MSDFVNGFLGYYIAVIALGGIAWCLWLLFSQRAWLARRPPGQDGEEMGHVWDGDLRELNNPVPRWWTWMYLLLCLVGLGYLALYPGLGTYQGLLGYTTAQEVQKDAEAHAAKVAPLYARYASMDVPAIAADAGAIDMGQRLFLNTCAQCHGSDAKGSPSFPNLTDRDWLYGGEPDTIIASITNGRHGMMPPHKEMLSASDATDIAHYVRSLSGLAHDQIRVIRGKRGYEGTCAACHGADGKGNPMLGAPNLTDDVWLYGSSERTIVQTIMEGRENRMPAHDKVLTPEQIRIVAAWVWRQSNDPSTAQAATPSAVESKQ; this is translated from the coding sequence ATGAGCGATTTCGTCAACGGCTTCCTGGGCTATTACATTGCGGTGATCGCACTGGGCGGCATTGCCTGGTGCCTGTGGCTGCTGTTCTCGCAGCGCGCCTGGCTGGCGCGCCGCCCTCCCGGCCAGGACGGGGAGGAAATGGGCCACGTGTGGGACGGCGACCTGCGCGAGCTGAACAATCCGGTGCCGCGCTGGTGGACCTGGATGTACCTGCTGCTGTGCCTGGTCGGCCTGGGCTACCTGGCGCTGTATCCGGGCCTGGGCACCTACCAGGGCCTGCTGGGCTACACCACGGCGCAGGAAGTGCAGAAGGACGCCGAGGCCCACGCGGCCAAGGTGGCGCCGCTGTACGCCCGCTATGCCTCGATGGACGTGCCGGCGATCGCCGCCGACGCGGGCGCCATCGACATGGGCCAGCGGCTGTTCCTGAACACCTGTGCCCAATGCCACGGTTCCGACGCCAAGGGCAGCCCCAGCTTCCCCAACCTGACCGATCGCGACTGGCTGTACGGCGGCGAGCCCGACACGATCATCGCCAGCATCACGAACGGCCGTCATGGCATGATGCCGCCGCACAAGGAAATGCTGTCGGCCAGCGACGCGACGGACATCGCGCACTACGTCCGTTCGCTGTCGGGCCTGGCGCATGACCAGATCCGCGTGATCCGCGGCAAGCGTGGCTACGAAGGCACGTGCGCGGCCTGCCACGGCGCCGACGGCAAGGGCAACCCGATGCTGGGCGCGCCCAACCTGACCGACGACGTGTGGCTGTATGGCAGCTCCGAGCGCACCATCGTGCAGACCATCATGGAAGGCCGCGAGAACCGCATGCCGGCCCATGACAAGGTGCTGACGCCCGAGCAGATCCGCATCGTGGCCGCCTGGGTCTGGCGCCAGTCGAATGACCCGTCCACCGCACAAGCTGCCACGCCGTCCGCCGTGGAGTCCAAGCAGTGA
- a CDS encoding cbb3-type cytochrome oxidase subunit 3 translates to MIGVINGFMTALGFLTFIGIVWWAFSRGRQGANRESAMLPFALPDEFADQVGVEKRNEEKQS, encoded by the coding sequence ATGATCGGCGTCATCAACGGCTTCATGACGGCGCTGGGCTTCCTCACCTTCATCGGGATCGTGTGGTGGGCCTTCTCGCGGGGCCGTCAGGGCGCCAACCGCGAATCGGCCATGTTGCCGTTCGCCTTGCCCGACGAGTTCGCCGACCAGGTCGGCGTGGAAAAGCGTAACGAGGAAAAGCAGTCATGA
- the ccoO gene encoding cytochrome-c oxidase, cbb3-type subunit II: MADHQQHQQHGFFSHATLEKNIGWMIICVIIVISFAGLVQIVPLFFQHSTTQPTPGVTPYSPLQLMGRDIYIREGCVGCHSQQIRMLRAEVQRYGPYSLAGETVFDHPFQWGSKRTGPDLARVGGRYSDDWHRIHLRDPRAVVPESNMPGYPWLARTPLQPQSVVPRLNALRTLGVPYSQEEIDAAPQALEGKNEEDALVAYLQNLGVGVREASQGVQK; the protein is encoded by the coding sequence ATGGCTGACCATCAGCAACACCAACAACACGGTTTCTTCTCGCACGCCACGCTGGAGAAGAACATCGGCTGGATGATCATCTGCGTGATCATCGTGATCTCCTTCGCGGGCCTGGTGCAGATCGTCCCGCTGTTCTTCCAGCACTCGACTACCCAGCCGACCCCCGGCGTCACGCCTTACTCGCCGCTGCAATTGATGGGCCGCGACATCTACATCCGCGAAGGTTGCGTGGGCTGTCATTCGCAGCAGATCCGCATGCTGCGTGCCGAAGTGCAACGCTACGGCCCGTACTCGCTGGCTGGCGAGACGGTGTTCGACCATCCCTTCCAGTGGGGCTCGAAGCGCACCGGGCCGGACCTGGCCCGCGTGGGCGGCCGCTACTCGGATGACTGGCACCGCATCCACCTGCGCGATCCGCGCGCCGTGGTGCCCGAGTCGAACATGCCGGGTTACCCGTGGCTGGCCAGGACCCCGCTGCAGCCGCAGTCCGTCGTACCGCGCCTGAATGCGCTGCGCACCCTGGGCGTGCCTTATTCGCAGGAAGAGATCGATGCCGCGCCGCAGGCCCTCGAGGGCAAGAACGAGGAAGACGCGCTGGTCGCCTATCTCCAGAACCTGGGCGTGGGCGTGCGCGAAGCCAGCCAAGGAGTGCAGAAATGA
- the ccoN gene encoding cytochrome-c oxidase, cbb3-type subunit I, translated as MSVRAASANSAETFNYGVVRQFAIMTVVWGIVGMAVGVLIAAQLMWPQLNFDTAWLSYGRLRPLHTNAVIFAFGGSALFATSYYVVQRTCQARLFCGPLAAFTFWGWQIVIVAAAISLPLGFTSGKEYAELEWPIDILITLVWVAYAIVFFGTIMKRRSAHIYVANWFFGAYILTIAVLHIFNNLEVPFGWMKSYSAYAGVQDAMVQWWYGHNAVGFFLTTSFLGMMYYFIPKQAGRPIFSYRLSIVHFWALIFTYMWAGPHHLLYTSLPDWTQSLGMTFSLILLAPSWGGMVNGIMTLSGAWHKLRTDPILKFLVVALSFYGMATFEGSMMSIRTVNALSHYTDWTIGHVHSGALGWVAMISFGSLYYLIPRLYGRQSMYSTRAIELHFWVATLGVVLYIAAMWIAGVMQGLMWRATEADGTLTYSFVEAVKATYPFYGIRLLGGAMFLGGVFIMAWNTWMTVRRATPVDPPIGADVPAPAPAPAPQPALAQA; from the coding sequence ATGAGCGTCCGCGCGGCAAGCGCGAACAGTGCCGAGACCTTCAATTACGGGGTCGTTCGGCAATTCGCCATCATGACAGTGGTCTGGGGCATAGTCGGCATGGCGGTGGGCGTTCTGATCGCCGCGCAGCTGATGTGGCCCCAGCTCAATTTCGACACGGCCTGGCTGAGCTACGGCCGCCTGCGCCCGTTGCACACCAATGCGGTGATCTTCGCCTTCGGCGGCAGCGCGCTGTTCGCGACGTCCTACTATGTCGTGCAGCGCACCTGTCAGGCACGGCTCTTCTGTGGCCCGCTGGCCGCCTTCACGTTCTGGGGCTGGCAGATCGTCATCGTCGCGGCCGCCATCTCGCTGCCGCTGGGCTTCACCAGCGGCAAGGAATACGCCGAGCTGGAATGGCCCATCGACATCCTGATCACCCTGGTCTGGGTGGCCTATGCCATCGTGTTCTTCGGCACGATCATGAAGCGCCGTTCGGCCCACATCTACGTGGCCAACTGGTTCTTCGGCGCCTACATCCTGACCATCGCCGTGCTGCACATCTTCAACAACCTGGAGGTTCCCTTCGGCTGGATGAAGTCGTACTCGGCCTATGCCGGCGTGCAGGACGCCATGGTGCAGTGGTGGTACGGGCACAACGCGGTGGGCTTCTTCCTGACCACCAGCTTCCTGGGCATGATGTATTACTTCATCCCGAAGCAGGCCGGCCGCCCGATCTTCTCGTACCGCCTGTCCATCGTCCACTTCTGGGCGCTGATCTTCACGTACATGTGGGCCGGTCCCCACCACCTGCTGTACACCTCGCTGCCTGACTGGACCCAGTCGCTGGGCATGACGTTCTCGCTGATCCTGCTGGCGCCTTCGTGGGGCGGCATGGTCAACGGCATCATGACCCTGTCGGGCGCCTGGCACAAGCTGCGCACCGATCCCATCCTGAAGTTCCTCGTGGTGGCGCTGTCGTTCTACGGCATGGCGACCTTCGAGGGCTCGATGATGTCGATCCGCACGGTCAACGCGCTGTCGCACTACACCGACTGGACCATCGGCCACGTGCACTCCGGCGCGCTGGGCTGGGTCGCGATGATCAGCTTCGGCTCGCTGTACTACCTGATCCCGCGCCTCTATGGCCGCCAGTCCATGTACAGCACCCGCGCCATCGAACTGCATTTCTGGGTCGCGACCCTGGGCGTGGTGCTCTACATCGCCGCGATGTGGATCGCCGGCGTCATGCAGGGCCTGATGTGGCGCGCCACCGAAGCCGACGGCACGCTGACCTACAGCTTCGTCGAAGCCGTGAAGGCCACCTATCCGTTCTATGGCATCCGCCTGCTGGGTGGCGCCATGTTCCTGGGCGGCGTCTTCATCATGGCCTGGAACACCTGGATGACCGTGCGGCGCGCAACGCCCGTCGACCCGCCTATCGGCGCCGATGTCCCGGCCCCGGCCCCGGCCCCCGCGCCGCAACCCGCCCTGGCGCAGGCTTGA